GTACCTGCCGTACCTGCCGTGCTCCGGTGGGCCGCCGTATGTGTCCTACGTGCCGTGTGCGGAGGCGTACGCCGTCGGCCCGGTGACGGGGGCGGCCGCCGTCGCGGTGGCGCGGGGCGCCGGGGAGTCCGGCCGTCACGCCCCGTCGGGGGACGCGGGCAGCGAGTCCAGCAGCGCGTCGATGAGGAAACGGTCGCGGGGCTGGGTCAGCCGGGTCCGGGCCACGGGCGGTGGGAGCCACAGGACGCGGTCCACCTCGTCGTTGGGCACGAACGCGCCCTCCGTCGCCTCGGCCGCCCAGTAGACGACCTCCTTGGGGCGGCCGTTGGCCAGATAGCTGACCGTGCCGAGGCGGGCGCCCGGCGCGCAGTGGTGCCCCGTCTCCTCCAGCACCTCGCGCAGCGCCCCCGCCAGGGCGTCCTCCGCGTGCTTCAACTTGCCCTTCGGATGCGACCAGTCGTCGTACTTCGGCCGGTGGACCAGACAGATCTCGGTGCCGTCCGCGCGGTACGGCGACTTCCGCCACAGCACGCAGCCCGCCGCGAGGACCGGTGCCGTGCCCGTCGTACGGATGCCGCCCGTTCCCGTCATGGCGCGGTCACCGCCCTTCGCTGCCAGGTCAGCTGGAAGTCGTAGCGCGCCGCCTCCACCTCGTGGCGCTGGTCCGCGTGCAGCACCCCGAGCGCGTACGCCGTCGCCGGGGCGATACGCGGGGTGCGGGCGGCGTTCGCCGCGGCTGCCGCCGCCTCGGCCGCGTCCCGGTGCCGGTCCAGTGCGTGGCCCGCGTCGGCGAGCAGCGGGTCGGGGGCGGCGCCCGTGGGCCGGACCTCCTGGGCGTACCGGTGCAGCCGGAGCAGGAGCCGCACCTGGTGCCAGGGCGCGTCCTGGGCCTCGCCGTCCGCGGGCGTGGCCAGGCCGTGGACCAGGGCCTCCGCGTTGTACGGGTGCGCGGCGCGCGTCAGCGGCAGCGCGGACACCGCGTCGAGGAGTCTTCGTTCGGCCGCGCCCGCCGGCCCCGTCAGGATCTCGGCCGCCGGCGCCCCCGCGACCGGGGCCAGCGGTACCTCGGAGGCCAGTACGGCGACGGCGTCGGCCACCGCGTGGAAGCGGGACGAGCCCAGCGCCTGGAGTGCCGCCGAGTGCGACCGCGTGCGCTGGAGGGTCAGCTGCCGCTCCAGCAGCGCCCCGGCGCGCGACGCCCCGACGGTCAGTGCCCCCGGGGCCGCCGTCCCACCCGCGCCGGCCCCGCCGCCCCGGCCGGCCGGTACCGCCGCCGCCCCCGACAGCCGCGCCAGCGCCGACACCAGCCGGTGGAGCCGGGCCGTGCACGCGTACTCCTGCGCGAGGGTCCCGGACAGCCAGCCCAGTTCCGTACGGAGCTGGTCCGCCCACGCCGGGTCGAGCAGGACCCGGAACGTGTGCAGGGTGCCCGCGATCCGCCGCGCCGAGCAGCGCAGCGCCGACGCCGCCTCCTCGGCGGCGGCCGTGTCCGACCCGCTCTCGCCGTATCCCCGCAGGCTGCGCAGGAAGTCCCCGCACCGGGCGTTCAGATACCCGGCGAGCACCTGCCCCGCGGTCGCGTCGAACGCGTCGCCGGGCTGGTCGGGCAGGGCGGGGCGGGCGGGGCGGGCCGGGCGGGCCGTTCCGACCGAGCCGGCGGTGTCTGCTTCATGGTGCTGCACGCCGGCGCCTCCGGGCGTCAATGAGCATTTCCTGTACGTGCCGCAACGGCTGTCCGTCCGCGTCGACGGAGTGCCGGGTCCAGTTCCCGTCCGGGCCCAGGTGCCAGGAGGAGGTGGTGTCCGCCATGCCGCTCTCCAGGAGCCGGGTGATGGCGGCGCGGTGCGCCGGGTCGGTGACCCGTACCAGCGCCTCGATACGGCGGTCGAGGTTGCGGTGCATCATGTCGGCGCTGCCGAACCACACCTCGGGCTCGCCCCCGTTGCCGAAGGCGAAGATCCGGGAGTGTTCGAGGAAGCGGCCGAGGACGGAGCGCACCCGGATGTTCTCCGACAGGCCGTGCACGCCGGGGCGCACGGCGCAGATGCCCCGTACCCAGATGTCCACCGGCACGCCCGCCTGCGCCGCCCGGTAGCACGCGTCGATCACGGCCTCGTCGACCATCGAGTTGACCTTGATGCGGACGTACGCGGGGCGGCCCGAACGGTGGTGCGCCGCTTCCTTGTTGATCCGGGTGATCAGCCCGTCGCGCAGGGACTTGGGTGCGACCAGCAGCCGCCGGTACGTCTCGCGCCGGGAGTATCCCGACAGCCGGTTGAAGAGGTCCGAGAGGTCCGCGCCGACGTGCGGGTCGGCGGTGAGCAGTCCGAGGTCCTCGTAGAGCCGTGCCGTCTTCGGGTGGTAGTTGCCGGTGCCGACGTGGCTGTAGCGGCGCAGGGTCTCGCCCTCCTGCCGGACCACCAGCGAGAGCTTGCAGTGCGTCTTGAGCCCGACCAGCCCGTACACGACATGGCAGCCGGCCTCTTCGAGCTTGCGCGCCCACTTGATGTTCGCCTGCTCGTCGAAACGGGCCTTGATCTCCACGAGGACCAGGACCTGCTTGCCCGACTCGGCGGCGTCGATCAGCGCGTCGACTATCGGGGAGTCGCCGGACGTCCGGTACAGCGTCTGCTTGATCGCCAGGACGTCCGGGTCGCCCGCCGCCTGCTCCAGGAACGCCTGGACGGAGGTGGAGAACGAGTCGTACGGGTGGTGCAGCAGCACGTCCCGCTCGCGCAGCGCCGCGAATATGTCCGGCGCCGAAGCCGACTCCACCTCGGCGAGATCGCGGTGCGTGCCCGCGATGAACTTGGGGAACTTCAGCTCCGGCCGGTCCAGCGCGGCTATCCCGAACAGCCCCGTCAGGTCCAGCGGCCCCGGCAGCGGATACACCTCGGCGTCCGACACCTTCAGCTCGCGCACCAGCAGGTCCAGCACGTACGGGTCGATCGACTCCTCGACCTCCAGCCGCACGGGCGGGCCGAAGCGGCGCCGCATGAGCTCTTTCTCCAGCGCCTTGAGGAGGTTCTCCGCGTCGTCCTCCTCCACCTCCAGGTCCTCGTTGCGGGTGACCCGGAACATGTGGTGCGCCAGGACCTCCATCCCGGGGAACAGCTCCTCCAGGTGCGCCGCGATGATGTCCTCCAGCGGCACGTACCGCTGCGGGGACGCCTCCAGGAAGCGCGTCAGCAGGGGTGGGACCTTGACCCGGGCGAAGTGGCGGTGGCCGCTGACGGGGTTGCGGACGACGACCGCGAGGTTGAGGGAGAGGCCGGAGATGTACGGGAAGGGGTGGGCGGGGTCCACGGCCAGCGGCGTCAGGACGGGGAAGATCTGCTGCCGGAACAGGGTGAAGAGGCGGGCCTGCTCCTTCTCCGTGAGGTCGCCCCAGCGGATCAGGTGGATGCCCTCGTCGGCGAGCGCGGGGGACACGTCCTGCTGGAAGCAGGCGGCGTGCCGTGCCATGAGCTCCCGGGACCGGGTCCAGATCAGGTCGAGGACTTCGCGGGGCTGGAGCCCGGAGGCCGATCGGGTGGCGACACCGGTCGCTATCCGGCGCTTGAGACCGGCCACGCGGACCATGAAGAACTCGTCCAGGTTGGACGCGAAGATCGCGAGAAAATTCGCCCGTTCGAGTAGGGGGGTCGCGGGGTCCTCGGCCAGTTCCAGCACGCGTTCGTTGAAGGCGAGCCAGCTGCGTTCG
Above is a window of Streptomyces sp. NBC_01498 DNA encoding:
- a CDS encoding NUDIX hydrolase; the encoded protein is MTGTGGIRTTGTAPVLAAGCVLWRKSPYRADGTEICLVHRPKYDDWSHPKGKLKHAEDALAGALREVLEETGHHCAPGARLGTVSYLANGRPKEVVYWAAEATEGAFVPNDEVDRVLWLPPPVARTRLTQPRDRFLIDALLDSLPASPDGA
- a CDS encoding CHAD domain-containing protein, whose protein sequence is MPDQPGDAFDATAGQVLAGYLNARCGDFLRSLRGYGESGSDTAAAEEAASALRCSARRIAGTLHTFRVLLDPAWADQLRTELGWLSGTLAQEYACTARLHRLVSALARLSGAAAVPAGRGGGAGAGGTAAPGALTVGASRAGALLERQLTLQRTRSHSAALQALGSSRFHAVADAVAVLASEVPLAPVAGAPAAEILTGPAGAAERRLLDAVSALPLTRAAHPYNAEALVHGLATPADGEAQDAPWHQVRLLLRLHRYAQEVRPTGAAPDPLLADAGHALDRHRDAAEAAAAAANAARTPRIAPATAYALGVLHADQRHEVEAARYDFQLTWQRRAVTAP
- a CDS encoding RNA degradosome polyphosphate kinase; this translates as MSQQPAESPVHPQPSVGSIAAHRPHTIAAAVSDLEPDLDADLDAYEQDDDDRQGGGTLPQGRFLDRERSWLAFNERVLELAEDPATPLLERANFLAIFASNLDEFFMVRVAGLKRRIATGVATRSASGLQPREVLDLIWTRSRELMARHAACFQQDVSPALADEGIHLIRWGDLTEKEQARLFTLFRQQIFPVLTPLAVDPAHPFPYISGLSLNLAVVVRNPVSGHRHFARVKVPPLLTRFLEASPQRYVPLEDIIAAHLEELFPGMEVLAHHMFRVTRNEDLEVEEDDAENLLKALEKELMRRRFGPPVRLEVEESIDPYVLDLLVRELKVSDAEVYPLPGPLDLTGLFGIAALDRPELKFPKFIAGTHRDLAEVESASAPDIFAALRERDVLLHHPYDSFSTSVQAFLEQAAGDPDVLAIKQTLYRTSGDSPIVDALIDAAESGKQVLVLVEIKARFDEQANIKWARKLEEAGCHVVYGLVGLKTHCKLSLVVRQEGETLRRYSHVGTGNYHPKTARLYEDLGLLTADPHVGADLSDLFNRLSGYSRRETYRRLLVAPKSLRDGLITRINKEAAHHRSGRPAYVRIKVNSMVDEAVIDACYRAAQAGVPVDIWVRGICAVRPGVHGLSENIRVRSVLGRFLEHSRIFAFGNGGEPEVWFGSADMMHRNLDRRIEALVRVTDPAHRAAITRLLESGMADTTSSWHLGPDGNWTRHSVDADGQPLRHVQEMLIDARRRRRAAP